The following DNA comes from Thermincola ferriacetica.
CGCTGAAAATCCCTGATAGCCCAATGGGTGGGTGGTTGAGACGGCGGTTGCGGCGGCGGCACAGGCGGTTTCGCCGGTCCTTCCAACCGCAAAGCTTTCGTAACCGCTTGCGCTATGGCGCCGGCCACCTCTTCACGAAAACCGTCTTCTTTTAATTTCAAGGCGTCTTCCCGCCTGTCAATGAAAAGGTTCTCCAGGAGTATGGCCGGGACTGCCGTTTCTCTCAGTACGGCAAAGTTGGCCTTTTTTTTGCCCCGGTCAGGAAACCCAGCCCTTCTGTAGAAATCAGCTATTTCTTTATGGATTATATCCCTTAGGCGTTGCGTCTCTTCCCAGGCGGCCGTATAGATGAAACTCTCAAATCCTGTGCCGCCGCCGGCATTGACATGAACAGACAGAAAAAGATCAGCCCCAACCCTATTGGCATATAGAGCCCGTTCCGCCAAACTGACAAAAGTATCCGTAGTCCGTGTTAACCGCACATCGGCATAATTAGCCAGTTTATTTCTTAATTTAAGCGCTATATCAAAAGCAATATTCTTTTCCTGCAGGCCATAACCCAGCGCTCCCGGATCGTCTCCCCCGTGGCCGGGGTCAATGACAAGCTTTTTAGCCATATCGGAACCTCCTTGTAATTTATTTACTCTATTTTATGTTCCCGCTGCGTAAAAAATAATTCGGTACCCACTATGCAGCTTTTATTGAACCGGGCAAACCGAACAAAAAACTAGCCTTCATTACTACGAAAGCTTAAATAGAGAGGTAGCTTCACATCACTGATTTTTTTCCTTCCTTGACACGGGAAAAAAAAATTTTTATAATAAGTTTATCGAACATATGTTTGGTGGTGATGCTTTTGTACACCGTAGCCCATATCTATACCGGCTTAAAATATCGCAACGATGGTTACAAAAATTTTACCCGGGAAGCGCTGGACATGCTGGCCAACTTTTCTCCCAGAGCGGAAATTTACAAAGACAGGGAATTTTTTCTCGACCTGACCGGTGCAAAAAATGTTCACAAAATTTTGGAAGATTTAACCGAATTGCTGACGCCTGCCTATTGTGATACCATGGTTATTTCCGTTGCCTGCACAAAACTTACGTCCAGGGCCTGCTCACTGGCGGTGGTAAACATGCCAAAAAAATATATCGGGACCCTGCCGGTAACGTTGAAGGTAGTTAATAAAAATGTCATCCTGGCCACGGTCGGTCCGGATGAAAAAAACTTTTGGTCTCTTCTCCCTGTTCATTTGCTTTGGCCGTTAGATAACCGGCTTATCCGACAACTGCAGTTTTTGGGGCTGAACAGTTGTAAACAGGTACAGGAAATTTCCCTAGCAGAACTGGCCCGGCATTTTGGCAGCCAGGCCCATTTCATTTACCGGTACTGCCGTGGCATTGATTATGAACGGGTTCGTTCCGTTACAGGTTCAGACAGGCAGTTAATGAGGCATTACCCTTTGCGAGGATGTGCTGACAGACTGCAGTGGGATCTGCTGTTCCGCCAGGCCGCCGACAGCCTGGCCGCGGAACTTTCCGCCCGGCTGGAAGGTTTCCGGGAGTTAAAACTGATCGTTCAGGATGAAGACCATCGGATAAAAACAGCAGCCAAGAAATTTAACCGCGTCCTATTTACTTCTTCGGCAATTCAAACCAATTTACACCTGTTGATAAACCGGCTGAGTTTGTCCGGCCCCCTGCGCAGCATCATGATTTGCCTGCAGGGGATCACCCCGGTCCCGGCACAACAGACAGAACTGTTTGCCGAAAAGGCGCTCGCCAAACCGCAAGCAAAACCGGCCCGGGAAAAACTGGCTGAGGTTATTGAAAACCTGAACCGCAAATATCCTTCGCAACCGGTAAGCCTCGGAGGACTGTTAACCATCAGCAGGCGGGAAAAAATGCTGCAGTTGTGGGACCCTTACCGTTTTACCAAAGAAAAGGTGAAAATGCTTGGGGAAACTTATCGATAGACCTATTGCTGTAAATTATAACGCCGAAAAAGGCCCGGTAAGCATATGCTTCGATGGTAACGTCCTGCGGGTAGCGGAAATTCTGGAAATCTGGAAAGATACGGGGGCATGGTGGGATGGCGAAGGAGAAAAAACTTTTTTCCGAATCCAAACAGAAAACCAGGGCCTTTGGGAAATATACCGCGAAAACACAGAATGGTATTTATATAAAATATATGATTAGGGAGGAATTCTGTGTCTTTTGTGCACTTACACGTCCATACCCCTTTTTCTTTTCTGGATGGAGCCGGCAAAATCGAAGATTTAATAGCCAAAGCGGTGGAAATGGGTTGTCCGGCTATAGCCATGACTGACCATAACAACCTTTGCGGCGCCGTAAAATTTCACCAATTGGCCACCGCTGCCGGAATTAAGCCCATAATTGGCACAGAAATTACCATGCAAGACGGCCATCACCTGACTCTGCTGGCCCGTAACCCGCTGGGCTATGCCAACTTATGCCGGATCCTGACCGATGGCCATTTAAATAGTCCAAGAGGTTATCCGACAGTAAAGCTGTCCACCCTTGCAAAACATTGCCGGGATATAATTATCCTTTCCGGATGCCGGATGGGAAAAATTCCTTCCTTAATATTGCGGGGCAGGTTCCGGGAAGCCCTAAATACAGCCGCCGAATACCTGCATCTGTTTGGCCGGTCTAATTTCTTTTTGGAACTGCAGCCGCCACTGCTGCCCGGTTCCCAGGCCTTAAATAATTACCTGACGCAATTGGCCGAACAGTTAAAAATGGATATTGTGGCTACCAACAACGTTCATTATTGTACAAAGGAAGGCTTTCCCGTCCATGACTTGCTGACCTGTATCCGGACCCTGACTAAACTGAAAGATGTTCACCCTGAACGCCGTTTAAACGCAGAAAACGACCTGAAATCACCGGCAGAAATGGCAAATTTGTTTTATCAATACCCCCGGGCCGTCCACAATACCCTTATGATTGCCGACCAGTGTGCCCCCGCCCTGGAACTGGGTGAAAAGATTTTCCCTTCTTTTCAGGTCCCTTCCGGCGAACCGGCCGCCGCTTACTTAAGGCGGCTTACTTACGAAGGAGCCCGGAAAAGATATGGCCGCCTTACCCGGGCCATTACGGAGCGCCTGGAGCATGAACTTGATATCATCTGTCGCCTGGGTTACGAAGATTATTTCCTGTTGGTCTGGGATTTGGTTGATTATGCGAAAAAACAGAAAATCAGATACGCCGGCCGGGGTTCTGCGGCCGATTCAGCGGTCGCTTACTGCCTTTTTATCACAGAGGTGGACTCTATCAACCGCGGCCTTCTTTTTGAACGTTTTATGAGCCTGGAAAGGGCCCAAAAGCCTGATATAGACATTGACTTTGACTCCCGTTACCGGGACCGGGTGGCTGATTACCTATACAAAAAATATGGCAGCAACAGAGTGGCCGGTGTCTGTACCTACAATACTTTCCGGGCCCGGTCGGCTTTCCGTGACCTGGGCAAAGCCATGGACTTTCCCGCAGAAGAAATCGATTTAATCGCCAAAAGGCTGCCCTTCATCCGCGCCGACCAGATAGACCTGGCCCTGGAAAAATTCCCGGAGCTTCGCGAGGGGGGGCTCCCCCTCGAAAAGTACAGGCAGCTTTTTGGTTACTGTGCAGCAGTATCAGGTTTCCCCCGTTTTATCAGCACCCACCTGGGAGGCATCGTGGTCAGCAGGGACCCCCTGGTTAACCTAACCCCCTTGCAGAAAGCAGCCAAGGGAATTGTCGTAAGCCAGTTTGACAAGGAATATATTGAAGATTTGGGGTTGGTAAAACTGGATTTGCTCTCTTTACGCACCATGTCAGTGGTAGAAAATGCTACCTTGACCATCAGGGCGGAAAACCCGGAATTTGACTACGAAACCATTCCTCTTAACGACAAGGCCACCTATGAACTTTTAAACACAGGCCAAACAATAGGCGTTTTTCAATTGGAAAGCCCCGCCCAAAGAGCCCTGCAGAGCCGGCTACAGGCCTCCTGCCTGGAAGATATCGTAGCCAGCGTGGCTTTAATCAGGCCCGGCCCTATTAAAGGGAATATGGTGGAACCTTTTATCGCCCGCCGCCACGGCAAAGAACCCGTTTCCTATTTACACCCCAAATTAAAGCCGATCCTGGAAAAAACCTATGGCGTAGTCCTGTTCCAGGAACAGGTTATAGAAATAGCCACAGTAATTGCCGGTTTCACGCCCGGAGAAGCTGATCGCCTGCGCCGGGTCATGACTCACGCCCGCTCGCACGAAGACATGCTGGGCATTGGCCGGGAATTTGTGGCTAAAGCAATTGCCAATGGAATAAGCAAAGAAATAGCGGAAACCATTTTCGGTTATATTGTGGGGTATGCCAGTTACGGATTTTGCGAAGCCCATGCTGCCGCTTTTGCCACCACGGCATATAAAACTGCTTATCTGGTTAAGCATTATCCCGCTGAATACTACGCAGCTATCCTCAGCCACCAGCCTATGGGTTTTTATGGCAGCAATACTATTTGCGTGGAAGCCCGGCGCCGGGGGATAAATATCCTGCCTCCGGACATAAACTTAAGCCAGCTGGATTTTACCGTAGAAAAAGGAAATATTCGCATATCTTTAAGCCAGGTTAAAGGAATGAAGGCTTCTGTCCTTGATAACATACTGACCGAACGAAATATTGCCCCTTTTTCCGGTATCGACGATTTTTTAAACCGGGTAAAAATCGACAGAGCGCTGCTGACCCACCTGATTTTATGCGGTGCTTTTGACTCGCTACATTCAAACAGGAAACAGCTTCTCTGGTGGGTTAACCAACAGAAAACATTTAAACTGCAAAAAGAAGAACGGGTTTGCCAAAACGGAAGCTTACCGGTAAATCTGCCCTGGCCGGAAATCGCTGACTACTCGGAAGTGGAGAAATTCAACTGGGAGTATAAGATTTTGGGTATTGATGTACGCAGGCACTATATGAGCTACTGGCGGGCTTACCTTGATAAGCACGGTTTTACAAACAGTTTGAAAATAAAATCCCTGCCCCACGGAACAAAGGTCAAGGTGGCGGGCCTACCTATCCGTCCTCACCGCCCGCCCACAAGGTCCGGTAAAGTTGCCGTTTTTCTATCCCTGGAAGACGAATTTGGCCTGGTGGATGTTACCCTCTTCGAAAAGACCTATCAGAAATTCGGCAATATAATTTTCAGCAGGCCGACGCCTCCGCTGCAAATCTACGGTACCCTGCAACGCCGTGGTAACGGAGTCAGTATCATAGCCCACCAGGTCAGAACCTTGTAAACTGTCTGCCACGTCAGGACCCTGTCAGCTATCGACCCCGTCAAGCCGTTGTCGAAACCGCTTGCCCCCCAAAAACAACCACTCACCCCCGGATTTGATCGTTTCACCCACAGTAATATCAACAACAAAAAAGCTGGCCACATAAACATATAGAAGAACACGCCCCAATACCCTGGGTATTGGGGCTTGTCTTTTGAGGTCACCAATTGCCAGTTAACCTCATATGTTAAAACAAAAAATACTTTATCAAAAAAGAGGAGGATAAGCATGAAATACAGTGAACAATGTAGAAAGCATTATCCAGGCCCCGGCCATATGCCCGATTATGGGATGATGCCCGATTTTGATTACGGTGCAGGAATACCGTGTCCCCCGGGCGGCTATATGCCCGGTTATGGAATGCCCGGAATGCCGGGAATGCCCGGTTATGGAATGCCCGGTTATGGAATGCCTGATTATACCGGTCCATATTTCCCCGGTTATCCAGGCGATGCGGAAACAGCCGCCCTGGTCAGGGAAATCCATGACATGACATCTGAAATCAAACATCTCTGCCACGAAATGCACCATATGATGATGCAAATGCATAAAGATATGAAAATGAAAATGCCGAAAGGCTAAAGGGAATGCCGCTGCACAGTGCCGCTATGGAGGTAAAACCACAGCGGCAATTCTTTAATTCGGGCTCGTCCCCCTAATTTTCTCAGAATGACCTTCTTGGATACCTAAAATGCCGCTAAATCAGCGGTATTTATTTCATTTGACTGCATATGTATTATTAATTCAACAGTTCGATTAACGCTGTAACGGTAAAACTTCTGTCCCTACGCAATTACAGGTGCTGCATAATGGCTCCGGTTACAGTGCGATGGCCGGTTGGTTGGACATGGTAACAAATAACCACTGTGAGCCTTCAGCTAAAGGATTACCAGTTCAGGAATAACTTACATAGGGCAAAACGGCAGGTATTTTCTCTTCAACGTCTAAATAATTAAGAATCAATTAAGGGCAGGTGAGTTACTTGAAGAGAACAACTAACTTAAACAGAAAAAGAGATTTTATACGTTGGTTCCTTGGTAAACACCAGTTAAAAAGTCCTGAAGCGGCCCGATTACTCCGATTTATATTAGAAAATGACCATATCTTAAAAAAGGTCAGATTTGTGGAAAACATTCGCTATTACTCTGATGCCGTGCTTATTTCTTCCACTGATTCAAATACTATTCCTTATATTTTGCGTTTGGAAAACC
Coding sequences within:
- a CDS encoding DUF6504 family protein translates to MGKLIDRPIAVNYNAEKGPVSICFDGNVLRVAEILEIWKDTGAWWDGEGEKTFFRIQTENQGLWEIYRENTEWYLYKIYD
- a CDS encoding DNA polymerase III subunit alpha, yielding MSFVHLHVHTPFSFLDGAGKIEDLIAKAVEMGCPAIAMTDHNNLCGAVKFHQLATAAGIKPIIGTEITMQDGHHLTLLARNPLGYANLCRILTDGHLNSPRGYPTVKLSTLAKHCRDIIILSGCRMGKIPSLILRGRFREALNTAAEYLHLFGRSNFFLELQPPLLPGSQALNNYLTQLAEQLKMDIVATNNVHYCTKEGFPVHDLLTCIRTLTKLKDVHPERRLNAENDLKSPAEMANLFYQYPRAVHNTLMIADQCAPALELGEKIFPSFQVPSGEPAAAYLRRLTYEGARKRYGRLTRAITERLEHELDIICRLGYEDYFLLVWDLVDYAKKQKIRYAGRGSAADSAVAYCLFITEVDSINRGLLFERFMSLERAQKPDIDIDFDSRYRDRVADYLYKKYGSNRVAGVCTYNTFRARSAFRDLGKAMDFPAEEIDLIAKRLPFIRADQIDLALEKFPELREGGLPLEKYRQLFGYCAAVSGFPRFISTHLGGIVVSRDPLVNLTPLQKAAKGIVVSQFDKEYIEDLGLVKLDLLSLRTMSVVENATLTIRAENPEFDYETIPLNDKATYELLNTGQTIGVFQLESPAQRALQSRLQASCLEDIVASVALIRPGPIKGNMVEPFIARRHGKEPVSYLHPKLKPILEKTYGVVLFQEQVIEIATVIAGFTPGEADRLRRVMTHARSHEDMLGIGREFVAKAIANGISKEIAETIFGYIVGYASYGFCEAHAAAFATTAYKTAYLVKHYPAEYYAAILSHQPMGFYGSNTICVEARRRGINILPPDINLSQLDFTVEKGNIRISLSQVKGMKASVLDNILTERNIAPFSGIDDFLNRVKIDRALLTHLILCGAFDSLHSNRKQLLWWVNQQKTFKLQKEERVCQNGSLPVNLPWPEIADYSEVEKFNWEYKILGIDVRRHYMSYWRAYLDKHGFTNSLKIKSLPHGTKVKVAGLPIRPHRPPTRSGKVAVFLSLEDEFGLVDVTLFEKTYQKFGNIIFSRPTPPLQIYGTLQRRGNGVSIIAHQVRTL
- a CDS encoding DNA polymerase thumb domain-containing protein, with protein sequence MYTVAHIYTGLKYRNDGYKNFTREALDMLANFSPRAEIYKDREFFLDLTGAKNVHKILEDLTELLTPAYCDTMVISVACTKLTSRACSLAVVNMPKKYIGTLPVTLKVVNKNVILATVGPDEKNFWSLLPVHLLWPLDNRLIRQLQFLGLNSCKQVQEISLAELARHFGSQAHFIYRYCRGIDYERVRSVTGSDRQLMRHYPLRGCADRLQWDLLFRQAADSLAAELSARLEGFRELKLIVQDEDHRIKTAAKKFNRVLFTSSAIQTNLHLLINRLSLSGPLRSIMICLQGITPVPAQQTELFAEKALAKPQAKPAREKLAEVIENLNRKYPSQPVSLGGLLTISRREKMLQLWDPYRFTKEKVKMLGETYR
- a CDS encoding N-acetylmuramoyl-L-alanine amidase; this translates as MAKKLVIDPGHGGDDPGALGYGLQEKNIAFDIALKLRNKLANYADVRLTRTTDTFVSLAERALYANRVGADLFLSVHVNAGGGTGFESFIYTAAWEETQRLRDIIHKEIADFYRRAGFPDRGKKKANFAVLRETAVPAILLENLFIDRREDALKLKEDGFREEVAGAIAQAVTKALRLEGPAKPPVPPPQPPSQPPTHWAIRDFQRLKDAGLVFGEHNLDANVTWGEMAATLARLLDKLDSGANI